In Thermoflexus sp., the following proteins share a genomic window:
- the mazG gene encoding nucleoside triphosphate pyrophosphohydrolase, translating into MIIILGLGPGDPRYWTREAMEVLEGLREIYVRTRRHPAVAALPPHLVVYDFDAVYAEEENLEAVYERIARTVLELGRRPEGVCYAVPGSPFVGEATVARIRALAAGAGIPIRIVHGLSFIETALELLGLDALDGLQIADAFELAERYHPPLNPDRPALIAQVDSRTVAADLKLTLMNQYPPEHPVTLIDAAGLPEARQVTFPLYQLDHRSDFTPLTALYVPPLARPGAFETFQDTIAHLRSPEGCPWDREQTHQSLRANLLEEAYEVLEALDADDPGRLKEELGDLLLQIVFHSQIAVESGEFSMAEVIAHVNEKIRRRHPHVFGDLRVTGVRQVLENWEQIKQREKAEQGQAASILDGVPKGLPALAQAAAYGERAARLKFDWSDADGVLEKLQEELREIAAAADPAHRAVEFGDLLFTLAQLARHWGIDPEAALREANARFARRFRQMEALVAAQGRRLQELSPEEMDALWAQVKQASSPGAPDGPADSSL; encoded by the coding sequence GTGATCATCATTCTGGGTTTGGGCCCCGGAGATCCTCGATACTGGACCCGGGAGGCGATGGAGGTCCTGGAGGGGCTTCGGGAGATCTATGTGCGGACCCGGCGGCATCCGGCGGTGGCGGCGCTGCCGCCTCACCTGGTGGTTTACGACTTCGATGCGGTCTACGCGGAAGAGGAGAACCTGGAGGCGGTCTACGAGCGGATCGCCCGCACGGTCCTGGAGCTGGGCCGGCGGCCGGAGGGCGTCTGCTATGCGGTGCCCGGCTCGCCCTTCGTGGGGGAAGCGACCGTGGCTCGGATCCGCGCCCTGGCCGCCGGGGCCGGCATCCCCATCCGGATCGTCCACGGCCTCAGCTTCATCGAAACCGCCCTGGAGCTCCTGGGCCTGGACGCGCTGGACGGCCTTCAGATCGCGGACGCCTTTGAGCTGGCCGAGCGATATCATCCCCCTCTGAATCCGGATCGCCCGGCCCTGATCGCCCAGGTGGACAGCCGGACGGTGGCCGCTGATCTCAAGCTCACCCTGATGAATCAGTATCCCCCGGAGCACCCGGTGACGCTGATCGACGCCGCGGGGCTTCCGGAGGCCCGGCAGGTCACCTTCCCGCTGTATCAGCTGGACCATCGTTCGGATTTCACCCCGCTCACCGCCCTGTATGTGCCGCCCCTGGCCCGGCCCGGCGCCTTCGAGACGTTCCAGGACACCATCGCCCATCTCCGTTCCCCCGAGGGTTGCCCCTGGGATCGGGAACAGACCCATCAGAGCCTGCGCGCCAACCTGCTGGAGGAGGCCTATGAGGTCCTGGAGGCGCTGGACGCGGATGATCCCGGCCGCCTGAAGGAGGAGCTGGGGGATCTCCTGCTGCAGATCGTCTTCCACAGCCAGATCGCGGTCGAAAGCGGGGAGTTCTCGATGGCGGAGGTCATCGCCCATGTGAACGAGAAGATCCGCCGCCGCCATCCCCATGTGTTCGGCGACCTGCGGGTCACTGGCGTCCGGCAGGTGCTGGAGAACTGGGAGCAAATCAAGCAGCGGGAGAAAGCGGAGCAGGGCCAGGCCGCCTCGATCCTGGATGGGGTGCCGAAGGGCCTGCCCGCCCTGGCCCAGGCGGCGGCCTACGGCGAGCGGGCCGCCCGGTTGAAGTTTGACTGGTCGGACGCCGATGGGGTGCTCGAGAAGCTCCAGGAGGAGCTGCGGGAGATCGCCGCCGCGGCGGATCCGGCCCATCGGGCGGTGGAGTTCGGGGATCTGCTCTTCACCCTGGCGCAGCTCGCCCGACACTGGGGGATTGACCCGGAGGCCGCCCTCCGGGAGGCCAACGCCCGCTTCGCGCGCCGGTTCCGTCAGATGGAGGCCCTCGTCGCCGCCCAGGGCCGGCGGCTCCAGGAGCTCTCGCCGGAAGAAATGGATGCGTTGTGGGCTCAGGTGAAGCAGGCATCTTCCCCGGGCGCGCCCGATGGCCCCGCGGATTCTTCTCTATGA
- a CDS encoding pitrilysin family protein: protein MTRRSASRISRRFRPVRRDGFLKTVLDNGLTVVLKEQHHAPVVTFWVWYRVGSRDEPTGLTGISHWVEHMLFKGTPTYPKGTLDRLISREGGAWNGMTWLDFTAYFETLPSDRWTIAPEIEADRMTKALFHPKEVEAERTVILSERHGAENNPLFLLSEQVQALAFQAHPYGHEVIGWPGDLQTMSREDLYRHYRTYYAPNNAIAVAVGDFRIPEALRVIERAFSRIRPALEIPRLRVTEPPQRGERRVVVEGDGNTAYLEIAYHAPQASHPDFMPLVILNAVLAGSGSLSFSGGTSNKTSRLYRALVETQIAAEVESSLIPTVDPFLYSLTATLQPGRHPEEAEAIIDAEIQRLQSEPIRPEEFEKALKQARADFAYSSESVTNQGFWYGWSEIFADYTWFETYLERLGRVTPEDVQRVACAYLTRANRTVGWYLPRA from the coding sequence ATGACGCGGCGATCGGCTTCCCGGATCTCCCGACGGTTTCGTCCGGTTCGTCGGGACGGTTTTCTGAAAACGGTGCTGGACAATGGGCTGACGGTGGTGCTGAAAGAGCAGCACCATGCCCCGGTGGTCACCTTCTGGGTCTGGTATCGCGTGGGGAGCCGGGATGAGCCCACCGGCCTCACCGGGATCTCCCATTGGGTGGAGCATATGCTCTTCAAGGGCACCCCCACCTATCCGAAGGGGACGCTGGACCGTCTGATCTCCCGGGAGGGAGGGGCCTGGAATGGGATGACCTGGCTGGATTTCACCGCTTATTTCGAGACCTTGCCCTCCGATCGGTGGACGATCGCCCCGGAGATCGAGGCCGATCGGATGACGAAGGCCCTCTTCCACCCGAAGGAGGTGGAGGCGGAGCGCACGGTGATCCTCTCCGAACGGCACGGGGCGGAGAACAACCCTCTTTTTCTGTTGAGCGAGCAGGTGCAGGCCCTTGCCTTCCAGGCCCATCCTTATGGCCACGAGGTTATCGGATGGCCGGGGGATCTCCAGACCATGTCGCGGGAGGATCTCTACCGTCACTACCGGACTTATTACGCGCCCAACAATGCCATCGCGGTGGCGGTGGGGGATTTCCGGATCCCGGAGGCGTTGCGGGTCATTGAACGGGCTTTCAGTCGCATCCGCCCGGCCCTGGAGATCCCTCGCTTGCGGGTGACGGAGCCTCCCCAGCGGGGGGAACGCCGGGTGGTCGTGGAAGGGGACGGGAACACCGCCTACCTGGAGATCGCGTATCACGCCCCGCAGGCGAGCCACCCGGACTTTATGCCCCTGGTGATCCTGAACGCCGTGCTGGCCGGTTCGGGCTCTCTCAGCTTCAGCGGCGGCACGTCCAATAAGACCTCGCGGCTTTACCGGGCCCTGGTGGAGACGCAGATCGCCGCTGAAGTGGAAAGCAGCCTGATCCCCACCGTGGACCCCTTCCTTTACAGCCTCACGGCGACCCTGCAGCCCGGCCGGCATCCGGAAGAGGCGGAGGCGATTATCGATGCCGAGATCCAGCGTCTGCAATCCGAGCCCATCCGCCCGGAGGAGTTCGAGAAGGCCCTCAAGCAGGCTCGCGCCGACTTCGCTTACAGCAGCGAGTCGGTGACCAACCAGGGCTTCTGGTATGGCTGGAGCGAGATCTTCGCGGATTACACCTGGTTCGAGACCTATCTGGAGCGCCTGGGCCGGGTGACCCCCGAGGACGTGCAGCGGGTCGCTTGCGCGTATCTTACGCGCGCCAACCGGACGGTGGGCTGGTATCTCCCCCGGGCATAG